The genomic stretch CCGGATGGCGCCCTGCTCTGGCGCGTGGTCTACGAGAGCGACTTCGACGGTTCCTGGACGCGCAAGTGCCTGGTGGACGGACAGGACAACGTCTACGTGCTGGGCGTGGGCCCTGGCCCGAGCGGTTTCACGGCCCAGGTGAAGAGCTTCGCACCCGACGGCAGCGCGCGCTGGACCTGGCACGACCTGCAGGGCATCGGCTCGCCGATCAACCTCAAACCCACCCCGGACGACGGCCTGCTGGTGGTCACGCGGACCAGCGCGGGCAACTTCACCGGCTACGCCAAACTCTCGCAGGACGGCGCGCTGCTCTGGTCGCTGCCCGGCCTGCAGAGCCTGAGCAGCGGGGACGCGGCCGGCGACGCCCAGGGGCACACCTACCTCGTCCACGGGGAATACGTGTTCAACGGCGGCACCGTGCTGCGCAAGCTGGACGCGACCGGAGCCGAACTCTGGAACCGCGTGCTGGCCTTCGGCGGCACGCGCGTGGAAGTGGGTCCGGACCAGCAGCCGCTCCTGAGCGGCACGCCCAGCCCCAACGGCGTGGGTGCGGCCTTCTGGAAGACCGACGCGGCGGGCACCACGCTCTGGAGCAACCTGGACGCCGACGGCCCGCTCATGCTGTTGCAGCAGGTCCAGCTCCGCCTGGACGACCAGGGCGCGGCCTACCTGGCCGCCGGCCTGCTGGGCACGGCCGCCGTCTGCAAGGTGGACGCCGCCGGCGCCTCCCAGTGGACCCTGACCGTGTCCGGGGGCAGCGCGGCCGCGCTGGACTTGGGTGCCGACGGCAACGTCTACCTCACCGGTGGCCAGACGGCGAAGATCCGCCAGGTCGCGCCGCGTCCGCAGCTGAGCGTGGAGCGGCTGCCCGCCTGCGGCACGCGCCTCAGTTGGACGGCCGTCCCTGGCGCGCTGGAATACCGCGTGTACGAGGCCGGCGGGCTGGGTTCCCCCTGGTCGCTGCTGGGCTCCACCACCCAACAGGAGTGGCTCCTGCCTTGTCTCACCGACGCCACGCGCCTCTACCAGGTCACGGCCCAGCTGCCTTGACCACTTGGCGCCCGGTTGTATCACATGAAAGAGGGGGCCGCGGGGCCCCCTCTGCTTGTCAGACTGGGTTGCCGGTTACTTGACCAGCAGCAGCTTCTCCGTGCCGGCGGGCTGGCCGTCCAGCCGCAGCTCCAGCAGGTACAGGCCGCTGGCCAGGTCGGAACCATCCACGCGCAGCACGTGCTCGCCCGTGGGCCGCGCCGCGTCCACCAGCGTGCGCACCAGCCGGCCCTGCAGATCGTAGAGGGCCAGCCGCACGTCGGCCGAGCGGGTCAGCCGGTAGCTCACCGTTGTGGCCGGGTTGAAGGGATTGGGCCAGGCGCGGCCCAGCCCGGCTGCGGCGGGACGCTCCTGCGGCGCAGCCAGGTCGTCGATCAACACGTCGTGGCCGAAGGCGTGGAAGTTGAACTGGTAGCCGCTGATCAGTTGCGGGCTGCCGCCGGCCACGCGGTAACTCACCGGCGTCTCCCAGGCCACGGGCACCAGGGTGACGTTGGGCACCGGGCGCAGGTCGCCGGGGGTCTGGAAATCGCGCTCCTCCAGCGTCACCACCTCGACCCAGAAGTTCTCGGTAAAGGGCCCCAGCACGTCGCTCAGCACCACGGAAACCCAGTCCTCGGAGGCGTCGCCGCCGGCGTAGCTGGGCGTGTAGCTATGGACGCTTTCGTGGATCACGCTGCCGCTGCCGGGCAGGCCATTCCAGAGGCGCAGACGCCACTCCACCGTGTCGTCCTGCATGATGTTGTAGCTGGCGAAGCGCAGGCGCAGGCTGTCCAGCGCATAGCCGTGGCTGGGGGCCAGGGCGGGCAGCGCCAGGGCTTGCAGATAGCCCAGACCCAGCTCCTCGTTGGCGGCCGTGGTGTGCAGGAAGTTGGGATCCGTCACGTCCCAGCCGTAGTCGTTGGCCAGCTCCAGCACGCCGGCGGGGCGCACGATGAAGCTCGGCACGTTGTAGCGGTCGTTGTCCGCGTACTGGTCGGCCGTCAACAACCGGACCTGGGGGAAGTGCATGCTGGGCTGGCTGGGCGTGTACTGGAAGGGCAGGTCCACGCGCTGGCCGGCGGGCAGGTTGAAGCCGCCCGAAACATCCGTGGCTGCGTTGTCCATGTAGAGACCCCACTGCACGCCGTTGGCGTCGCCGGAGCCCAGATTCAGGAAGGAGGCGCGCCCGTCGATGGGCCGGCCTTCCGTGCGGGGATAGGGCAGGCGGACTTCCGTCACGCCCAGATCGTTGGCCAGCAGGGGCTCGCCCACCACGCGGAAGTCGTCCAGGTAGAAGCCCGTGCCCGTGCCGCCGTCGTGGTTGTCGTCGGTCATCACACGGAAGCGGAAGAAGGCCGTGTTGCCTGCCAGGAAGCTGATGTCCGTGCTGCGGTTGTGTCCGCCCCCGTCGCCGAAGTAGTACCACGCTCCGGAGCCGGTCTCCGTGTCGTAGTAATCGAAGAACAGCTCCTGCCAGAGGTAGCCGTTCAGGCTGTACTCCACCACGAAATAGTCGTCCAGGCTCTGGTCGCCGTTGCCGTCGTAGTCCGGCATGTCCACGCGGGTCCAGAAGTCGAGGTTGAGCTGGTAGTTGGTGGGCAGCAGCACGGCCGTGCTGGTGATGGTGTTGCGGATGGGCACGTCCTGGTCGGCCAGCGTGCAGCGCAGGCTGAAAGGCCCGCTGTGAAAGGAGGTGGAAATGGCGAAATGGTCGCCCGCCGCGGGCACGCCGGAATAGTGCAGAATCGGGCCGGGAAAGTCGATGCCGTCGGCGTTGTTCTGCAGCAGCACCTGGGCGCCGTCGCTGATGACGATGTTGTCCAGCTGCATGCCCGTCAGGCTGGGATCATCCGTGTAGGACGTGGTCTCGTCGCTGGCGAAGGCGAAGCGCACGCGCGTGGCCTGGGAGCGGAAGGCCGTCAGGTCGCAGAAGGCTTCCTGCCAGCCGTTGCTGGTGCCGCCCCAGCCCGCCGTGACGGTCTGGCCGAAGATCTCGCCGAAGGCGAAGGAGTGGCTCACGTTGTAGGCCGGGCTGGAGGGCGTCAGGATCTGCCAGGCCCCCGCGCCGACCTTCACCTCCACGTGGCAGGCGTCCCAGCCCGTGAAGGGGGCGGGCGCGCCGGCGGGGCTTTCCAGCGCCCACAGCACGTCGAAGGTCAGCTGCGGGTTGGTGGTGGTGCTTAAGTTCAGCGGCGGCAGCTCCAGGTAGAGCAGGCTGTGGTCCTGGTAGCCGCCCAGGTCCACGTTGCCCGACCACCAGTTCCAGCCGTCCACTCCGTTGAAGCTGTCCATGTGCCAGGTGCTGCCCTGGTCGGTCAGATCCTGGCTGGTCCAGCCCTCGAAGCCGGTGTTGAAATTCGTCTCGTACAGGGTGGTGTCCGTGCGGCTGGCGTCGCGCTGGGCGATGGCCGGGAAATCCACCGACTCCACCCGGTGCGTACTCAGCGCCGCCAGTCCCTGGGTGGCCGAGGCCAGCAGGGCCAGGAAGAGCCATCCACGTGTTCTGCGCATGTTCGATCCTCCTCGTCACTACCGGGCCGCACCGGCCCGCAGCCAGTGGACGCCAAACCCGATCTGCCCCGCAAGGGGGCTGGTTTGTTCAATCTTGTCGGGCCTGGCAACTACCAGGCTTGTTCCACCAGGATTTCGGGATCCACTTCCTGACGCAGGATGCGTTCGATTCCCGCCTTCAGGGTGACGGTGGAGGAGGGGCAGCCGGAACAGGCGCCTCCCAACCGCAAAAAGATCACCTTGTCCCGAATCTCCACCAGCTCGCAGAATCCGCCGTCCATGGCCAGGGCCGGGGCGATTTTTTCTTCCAGGATCTGCGCGATCTGGTCGTTCATCGAAAGCTCGCTCATGTATCCTCTTTCAATCTGGATTCCGGGACTCAAGCTGGCGTCCGGCGCCGGTCGCCGGTGTGTCCCAGGCCACTCCGGGACTCGGAACACGTTGCGGGTCAAATGAGGCAGATTCCCCGTCCGCCTGCAAGACAAAAGGCCGCCACGCGCTCGCGGCGGCCCGGAAGTTGCGGATCAGGCGCGCTCCGTCCTCGCTCAAGAAAGACTCCGGATGGAACTGCAGGCCCCACCAGCCCAGCCGGGGCTGGCGCAGCGCCATCGGCAGGCCCGGCGCGCAGCGGGCGTTCTCCGCGCAGCGGGCGTTCTCCGCGCAGCGGGCGACCTCCGCGCAGCGGGCGTCTACCCAGAGATCCGGCGCCACGAACTGGGGCAGGGTCCCCCGGGCGGGGATCTCCAGCACCAGGCTGTGGTAGCGGGCCACGCGCATTCCCGGCCGGCAACCGGCGAACAGGCCCGTGCCGGCGTGCTCCAGCTCCACCGCGTGGCCGTGCACCGGGCGCGGCGCACGGACTAGCTTCAACCCCAGCAGCCGACCCATGGCCTGCTGGCCCAGGCAGATGCCCAGCACGGGCAGGCGGCCAGCGGCGGCGCGCAACAGGCGCAGCAGATTGGGCGCGCGCTCCGGGCGGCCTGGGCCGGGGGAGAGGAAGAGCGCGGCTGGGCGGCGCGCCAGCAGGTCCGCCGGACTCAACTTGTCTGCCCGGACCACCTCCGGCTCCTCCCAGGCCCCGGCCACCAGGTGCGCCAGGTTGTGGGTGAAGGAGTCGTGGTTGTCAATCAGCAGCAGCACCGGATCCTCTCAGGCCTTGCGGCCGGGCTTCTTCCGGTCCGGTTTGGCCGGTGGCCTGGCCGTTGCCTTGGCCTTCGGCTTCGCCACAGGCTTGACAGTTTCCGCGGCGGGAGTGGCTGGGGTGCCGCGTCCCTTGGCCGGCAGCAGCATGCGCTCCAGCACCTGCTCCATCCGGCTCACCGGCAGGAATTCGAGCTTGCTCTTGATGGACTCGTGCATCTCGCCCAGGTCCCGCAGGTTGGCTTCCGGGATGACCACGGACTGGATCCCGGCGCGCAGCGCGGCCATGGCCTTCTCGTTCAGGCCGCCGATGGGCAGCACGTCGCCGTGCAGGGTCACCTCGCCGGTCATGGCCGTGTCGTGGCGCACCAGCCGCCCGGTGGCGGCGCTGGCCATGGCCGTGACCATGGTGATGCCCGCGCTGGGGCCGTCCTTGGGGATGGCGCCCTCGGGGATGTGCACGTGCAGGTCGTGCTTGTCGAAGGTGCCGTGCTTGATGCCCAACTCGGCAGCGTGCATGCGCAGCCAGGTGAGCGCGGCCATGGCGCTCTCCTTCATCACCTCGCCCAGTTTGCCGGTCATCACCAGCCGGCCGCGGCCGGGATAGAGGCCCACTTCGATCATCAGCAGGTCCCCGCCCACGGGCGTCCAGGCCAGACCCACGGCCTTGCCCAGCATGGGCGCCAAGGGAGCGCGGCGCTCCAGCACGTGGGCCACGCCCAGGTAGCGCTCCAGCGCCGCCGGGTCCACCGGCACGAGCGTGGGCTTGCGCGACTTGCGGCCCTTGGCCAGTTTGCGGCGGTCCTCGGCGCCCACCTGCTCGCGGGCCACCTTGCGGCAGATCTTGGCGATCCGCCGCTCCAGCGTGCGCACGCCCGCCTCCTGCGTGTACTGCATCACGATGGCCTCCAGCGCCGCCGCGTCGAAGGTCACGCGCGTGGCGTCCAGCCCGTGCTCCTCCAGCTGGCGCGGCACCAGGAAGTCCTGGGCGATGTGCAGCTTCTCGTGCAGCAGGTAGCCCGGCAGGTAGATCAGCTCCATCCGGTCGCGCAACGCGGGCGGGATGTCCCCGGCCACGTTGGCCGTGGTGATGAACATGACCTCGCTCAGGTCGAAGTCCAGGTCCAGGTAGTGGTCGCTGAAGGCGTTGTTCTGCTGCGGATCCAGCACCTCCAGCAGCGCGGCCGACGGGTCGCCGCGGAAGTCCATCGACATCTTGTCGATCTCGTCCAGCAGGATCACGGGATTGCGGCTGCCCGCCTTCTTCATGCTCTGGATGATCCGGCCGGGCAGGGCGCCGATGTAGGTGCGGCGGTGGCCGCGGATCTCCGCCTCGTCGCGCACGCCGCCCAGCGAGAGCCGGACGAAGTTGCGCTTCAGCGCCCGGGCGATGCTCCGGCCCAGGCTGGTCTTGCCCACGCCGGGCGGGCCCACGAAGCAGATGATCTGGCCGCGCATCTTCTTCACCAGCCGCAGGACGGCCAGGTGTTCGAGGATGCGCTCCTTGGGCTTGGCCAGGCCGTAGTGGTCCTCGTCGAGGATCCGCTCGGCGTTGGACATGTCCAGGTTGTCCTTGGTCTTCTCGTTCCAGGGCAGGCTGAGGATCCAGTCCACGTAGGTGCGGATCACGTGGGCCTCGGGGCTGGCCGGGGTCATCTGGCGCAGCTTGTCCAGCTCCTCCTCCACCCGGGCGTGGGCGTCCTCGGGGAGCTTGGCCTTCTCGAGCTTCTCCTTGTAGCGGCTCACCACGCCTTCGTCGTCGTCGGCCTGGTCGCCCAACTCCTCGCGGATGACGCGCAGCTGCTCCTGCAGGTAGTAGGCCCGCTGGTGCTTGCTGATCTTGTCGCGCACCTGGTTCTCGATGGTGCGCTCCAGCTCGAGGATCTCGTTCTCGCCCTCCAGCAGCTGGATCACGTGCTGCAGGCGCTCGTCGATC from Candidatus Delongbacteria bacterium encodes the following:
- the lon gene encoding endopeptidase La, whose amino-acid sequence is MSNAKQTQIEIPGRLPAIPLRDVVIFPYMIFPLLIGRPSSVKAVEEAMLRDKLLFVVAQKDPQEDEPRRAGLYPVGTVVKVLQILKLPNNVVKVLVEGVTRARIKRYSLSAEVRFVDVLPLGGEDQKETPRLEALARVAANLFRRYVNLNPNLPDEILGSLEQMPHVSVLIDFIAAHVSQNVESKQPILEAEAIDERLQHVIQLLEGENEILELERTIENQVRDKISKHQRAYYLQEQLRVIREELGDQADDDEGVVSRYKEKLEKAKLPEDAHARVEEELDKLRQMTPASPEAHVIRTYVDWILSLPWNEKTKDNLDMSNAERILDEDHYGLAKPKERILEHLAVLRLVKKMRGQIICFVGPPGVGKTSLGRSIARALKRNFVRLSLGGVRDEAEIRGHRRTYIGALPGRIIQSMKKAGSRNPVILLDEIDKMSMDFRGDPSAALLEVLDPQQNNAFSDHYLDLDFDLSEVMFITTANVAGDIPPALRDRMELIYLPGYLLHEKLHIAQDFLVPRQLEEHGLDATRVTFDAAALEAIVMQYTQEAGVRTLERRIAKICRKVAREQVGAEDRRKLAKGRKSRKPTLVPVDPAALERYLGVAHVLERRAPLAPMLGKAVGLAWTPVGGDLLMIEVGLYPGRGRLVMTGKLGEVMKESAMAALTWLRMHAAELGIKHGTFDKHDLHVHIPEGAIPKDGPSAGITMVTAMASAATGRLVRHDTAMTGEVTLHGDVLPIGGLNEKAMAALRAGIQSVVIPEANLRDLGEMHESIKSKLEFLPVSRMEQVLERMLLPAKGRGTPATPAAETVKPVAKPKAKATARPPAKPDRKKPGRKA
- a CDS encoding aminodeoxychorismate/anthranilate synthase component II — protein: MLLLIDNHDSFTHNLAHLVAGAWEEPEVVRADKLSPADLLARRPAALFLSPGPGRPERAPNLLRLLRAAAGRLPVLGICLGQQAMGRLLGLKLVRAPRPVHGHAVELEHAGTGLFAGCRPGMRVARYHSLVLEIPARGTLPQFVAPDLWVDARCAEVARCAENARCAENARCAPGLPMALRQPRLGWWGLQFHPESFLSEDGARLIRNFRAAASAWRPFVLQADGESASFDPQRVPSPGVAWDTPATGAGRQLESRNPD
- a CDS encoding NifU family protein, producing the protein MSELSMNDQIAQILEEKIAPALAMDGGFCELVEIRDKVIFLRLGGACSGCPSSTVTLKAGIERILRQEVDPEILVEQAW
- a CDS encoding T9SS type A sorting domain-containing protein, yielding MRRTRGWLFLALLASATQGLAALSTHRVESVDFPAIAQRDASRTDTTLYETNFNTGFEGWTSQDLTDQGSTWHMDSFNGVDGWNWWSGNVDLGGYQDHSLLYLELPPLNLSTTTNPQLTFDVLWALESPAGAPAPFTGWDACHVEVKVGAGAWQILTPSSPAYNVSHSFAFGEIFGQTVTAGWGGTSNGWQEAFCDLTAFRSQATRVRFAFASDETTSYTDDPSLTGMQLDNIVISDGAQVLLQNNADGIDFPGPILHYSGVPAAGDHFAISTSFHSGPFSLRCTLADQDVPIRNTITSTAVLLPTNYQLNLDFWTRVDMPDYDGNGDQSLDDYFVVEYSLNGYLWQELFFDYYDTETGSGAWYYFGDGGGHNRSTDISFLAGNTAFFRFRVMTDDNHDGGTGTGFYLDDFRVVGEPLLANDLGVTEVRLPYPRTEGRPIDGRASFLNLGSGDANGVQWGLYMDNAATDVSGGFNLPAGQRVDLPFQYTPSQPSMHFPQVRLLTADQYADNDRYNVPSFIVRPAGVLELANDYGWDVTDPNFLHTTAANEELGLGYLQALALPALAPSHGYALDSLRLRFASYNIMQDDTVEWRLRLWNGLPGSGSVIHESVHSYTPSYAGGDASEDWVSVVLSDVLGPFTENFWVEVVTLEERDFQTPGDLRPVPNVTLVPVAWETPVSYRVAGGSPQLISGYQFNFHAFGHDVLIDDLAAPQERPAAAGLGRAWPNPFNPATTVSYRLTRSADVRLALYDLQGRLVRTLVDAARPTGEHVLRVDGSDLASGLYLLELRLDGQPAGTEKLLLVK